Proteins co-encoded in one Prunus persica cultivar Lovell chromosome G6, Prunus_persica_NCBIv2, whole genome shotgun sequence genomic window:
- the LOC18772125 gene encoding protein ALWAYS EARLY 2 isoform X4 — protein sequence MAPTKKSKSVKRYATVNEASPEKYGGGSNKKKQRRKLSDKLGPEWSKGELERFYDAYRKYGKDWRKVAAAVRNRSIEMVEALYNMNRAYLSLPEGTASVVGLKAMMTDHYNVMEGSDSERESNDASGFSRKPQKRKLGKDQLSASKDVFQSHSSASHEGCLSLLKRRRLDGGQPRAVGKRTPRFPVSYAYKKDDRDTYVSPIKKGRRSEGDNDDEVAHVAALLTEASQRGGSPQISQTPYRRPVHVKSSSVQSSERMHPPRGKARANLRDPSMDEDWLEGSIGSKGAETGDYARDSLEGVGTVEINWKGKKFYGKKEKAKDIGNHQFDDGGEACSGTEEGLNVSSRGKDDIEVSNTKGERFSPQGQRKRSKKLYFGDESSCLDALQTLADLSLMMPESTMESGSSVQLKEEGTNLDVEDKFSVPEATSTSQSRNKNKIPSAKHRLPFAISGVEGTNSKKSKLGREPAFDTTAVSESEQQLQSTTKTWKRKRKSSVLKISNADAPIDSNINEPLKIEAFGEEENKPVTKGKRTNQSSTPSKQWKSTRSLEGSLNSDYRRTGTDLTATTAQAPTSNHVNLPTKRISRRKMYIPRTLHPKEKSSEKKLKNQLNIRSSSAQDRALYLKEKTSCCLSSHLVRRWCTFEWFYSALDYPWFAKREFEEYLNHVGLGHIPRLTRVEWGVIRSSLGKPRRFSEHFLHEEREKLKQYRESVRKHYAELRTGDREGLPTDLARPLSVGQRVIALHPKTREVHDGSVLTVDHDKCRVQFDRPDIGVEFVMDVDCMPLNPLDNMPEALRRQNFAFDKFSLTSKEANKNGNLNFGGPHLEKATSPMNTSVKQGKEDSNHTTSQPKAASADIDRAQQSTYSQPGMVVAHNQARDADIRALSELTRALDKKEALLMELRNTNNNILENQNSGECSLKDSEPFKKHYATVSSALLNLRQRNTYPANSLPPWLKQPANSTIYGGLPSSFDSSISQESGSSVAEIVEVSRSKAHMMVNAAIQAMSSRKGGEDAYVRIREALDSIDNQHLPSDSRLSLNRSQEQVNGNLGHRNQLISSTSDPNFTSDSPGPKPNTDTEKTEAQVLSDIISACVMAVHMIQTCTERQYPPAVVAQVLDYAVTSLHPRCPQNVGIYREIQMCMGRIKTQILALVPT from the exons ATGGccccaacaaaaaaatccaaaagtgTAAAGCGGTATGCAACTGTAAATGAGGCCTCTCCTGAGAAATATGGCGGAgggtcaaacaaaaaaaagcaacGG AGAAAGTTGTCTGATAAGTTGGGACCAGAGTGGAGCAAGGGAGAGCTTGAGCGTTTTTACGATGCCTACCGAAAATATGGGAAAGATTGGAGGAAG GTGGCTGCTGCAGTGCGCAATAGAAGCATTGAGATGGTGGAGGCTCTTTACAATATGAACCGA GCATACTTGTCACTGCCAGAGGGTACAGCTTCTGTGGTTGGCCTTAAAGCGATGATGACAGATCACTATAATGTTATG GAAGGCAGTGATAGTGAACGAGAGAGCAATGATGCTTCAGGATTTTCTCGGAAACCGCAGAAACGTAAGCTTGGGAAAGATCAGCTCAGTGCCTCGAAAGATGTTTTCCAGTCGCATTCAAGTGCTTCACATGAAGGATGCCTATCATTATTAAAAAGGAGAAGGCTTGATG GTGGCCAGCCTCGGGCAGTTGGGAAGAGGACACCTCGCTTCCCAGTTTCATATGCATATAAGAAAGATGATAGGGATACTTATGTCTCTCCAATTAAAAAGGGTCGGAGGTCAGAGGGGGACAATGATGATGAAGTTGCGCATGTCGCAGCATTATTAACTGAGGCTTCACAAAGAGGAGGCTCTCCCCAAATTTCTCAAACGCCATACAGAAGACCCGTGCATGTAAAATCTTCTTCTGTTCAGAGCTCAGAAAGAATG CATCCACCACGAGGGAAAGCTCGGGCTAATCTTCGTGATCCTTCGATGGACGAAGACTGGTTGGAAGGTAGTATAGGAAGCAAGGGGGCTGAAACTGGAGATTATGCCAGAGATTCGTTAGAAGGCGTAGGTACAGTAGAAATTAATTGGAAGGGTAAGAAGTTCtatggaaagaaagagaaagctaAAGACATTGGGAATCATCAGTTTGATGATGGTGGTGAAGCATGCAGTGGCACTGAAGAAGGACTTAATGTCAGTTCGAGGGGGAAAGATGATATTGAAGTTTCAAATACAAAAGGGGAACGATTTTCTCCACAAGGTCAAAGGAAGAGAAGCAAGAAACTTTATTTTGGAg ATGAAAGCTCATGCTTGGATGCTCTGCAAACTTTGGCTGATTTGTCTCTGATGATGCCGGAATCCACAATGGAATCTG GATCATCTGTCCAGTTGAAAGAGGAAGGAACAAACCTTGATGTGGAAGATAAATTTAGTGTGCCTGAAGCTACATCTACAAGCCAAtctagaaacaaaaataaaatccccAGCGCAAAACATAGATTACCTTTTGCAATTTCTGGAGTTGAGGGTACTAATTCCAAAAAATCCAAACTTGGGAGGGAGCCGGCATTTGATACTACTGCTGTCTCTGAATCGGAGCAACAGCTCCAGTCTACCACTAAAACATGGAAAAGGAAACGGAAGTCCTCAGTATTAAAG ATATCAAATGCTGATGCCCCTATTGATTCTAATATAAATGAACCTTTAAAGATTGAG GCCTttggtgaagaagaaaataaaccaGTGACTAAAGGAAAACGCACCAATCAAAGCTCTACTCCTTCAAAACAATGGAAATCGACCAGATCCCTGGAAGGATCtttgaatagtgattataGGCGAACAGGGACTGATTTGACAGCGACGACTGCACAAGCTCCCACTTCAAACCATGTTAATTTGCCAACGAAACGAATAAGCAGACGTAAAATGTATATACCCAGAACATTGCACCCCAAAGAGAAGTCTTctgagaaaaaattaaaaaatcaacttAACATACGCTCCAGCTCGGCGCAGGACAGAGCACTGTATTTAAAG GAGAAGACTTCTTGCTGCTTGTCATCACATTTAGTACGTAGATGGTGCACTTTTGAGTGGTTTTATAGTGCACTTGACTACCCTTGGTTTGCCAAAAGGGAGTTTGAGGAGTACTTGAATCATGTTGGACTGGGACACATTCCGAGACTAACTCGTGTTGAATGGGGTGTCATTAGAAG TTCCCTTGGCAAACCTCGGAGGTTTTCTGAGCACTTTCTACATGAAGAAAGGGAGAAACTTAAACAATATCGGGAATCTGTAAGGAAACATTATGCTGAACTCCGAACTGGTGATAGGGAAGGACTCCCAACAGATTTAGCAAGACCTTTATCAGTTGGGCAACGAGTGATTGCTCTACATCCCAAGACAAGAGAAGTTCATGATGGAAGCGTGCTCACAGTTGATCATGATAAGTGCAGGGTTCAGTTTGACCGCCCAGATATAGGAGTTGAATTTGTCATG GATGTGGATTGTATGCCGTTGAACCCATTGGATAATATGCCAGAAGCTCTTAGGAGACAGAATTTTGCTTTTGACAAATTCTCTCTTACATCTAAGGAGGCCAATAAGAATGGGAATCTAAATTTTGGAGGCCCGCATTTGGAGAAAGCAACTAGCCCCATGAATACTTCCGTAAAGCAGGGAAAG GAGGATTCAAACCATACAACTTCACAACCAAAGGCAGCTTCTGCTGATATTGATAGAGCACAACAGTCAACATATAGTCAACCTGGTATGGTGGTGGCACATAATCAAGCAAGAGACGCAGACATACGAGCTCTTTCTGAGTTGACTCGTGCTCTTGATAAGAAG GAGGCATTGTTGATGGAGCTTAGGAACACAAATAATAACATCCTGGAAAACCAGAACAGTGGAGAATGCTCTTTAAAAGATAGCGAGCCTTTTAAGAAGCATTACGCCACG GTTTCTTCAGCTTTGCTTAATTTGAGGCAACGTAATACTTATCCAGCAAATTCTCTGCCTCCTTGGCTGAAACAGCCAGCCAATTCCACCATCTATGGTGGCCTCCCAAGTTCCTTCGACAGTTCCATTTCTCAAGAATCAGGATCTAGTGTGGCTGAAATTGTTGAAGTCTCAAGATCGAAAGCACATATGATGGTAAATGCTGCTATTCAG GCAATGTCATCAAGGAAGGGAGGGGAAGATGCTTATGTAAGGATAAGAGAGGCTCTAGATTCCATTGATAACCAGCATCTGCCATCAGACTCCAGATTATCTCTAAACAGGTCTCAAGAGCAAGTAAATGGTAATTTGGGCCATCGCAATCAGTTGATTTCCAGTACATCAGATCCCAACTTTACCAGCGATTCACCTGGTCCAAAGCCGAATACTGATACTGAAAAAACTGAGGCACAGGTTCTTTCAGACATTATCTCTGCTTGTGTGATGGCTGTGCACATGATACAG ACATGCACCGAACGACAATATCCTCCGGCTGTTGTCGCCCAAGTATTAGATTACGCTGTCACAAGCCTGCATCCACGGTGTCCACAGAATGTTGGAATTTACAGAGAAATTCAAATGTGCATGGGCAGAATCAAGACCCAGATATTAGCACTGGTACCAACTTGA
- the LOC18772125 gene encoding protein ALWAYS EARLY 2 isoform X6, whose protein sequence is MAPTKKSKSVKRYATVNEASPEKYGGGSNKKKQRRKLSDKLGPEWSKGELERFYDAYRKYGKDWRKVAAAVRNRSIEMVEALYNMNRAYLSLPEGTASVVGLKAMMTDHYNVMEGSDSERESNDASGFSRKPQKRKLGKDQLSASKDVFQSHSSASHEGCLSLLKRRRLDGGQPRAVGKRTPRFPVSYAYKKDDRDTYVSPIKKGRRSEGDNDDEVAHVAALLTEASQRGGSPQISQTPYRRPVHVKSSSVQSSERMHPPRGKARANLRDPSMDEDWLEGSIGSKGAETGDYARDSLEGVGTVEINWKGKKFYGKKEKAKDIGNHQFDDGGEACSGTEEGLNVSSRGKDDIEVSNTKGERFSPQGQRKRSKKLYFGDESSCLDALQTLADLSLMMPESTMESGSSVQLKEEGTNLDVEDKFSVPEATSTSQSRNKNKIPSAKHRLPFAISGVEGTNSKKSKLGREPAFDTTAVSESEQQLQSTTKTWKRKRKSSVLKISNADAPIDSNINEPLKIEAFGEEENKPVTKGKRTNQSSTPSKQWKSTRSLEGSLNSDYRRTGTDLTATTAQAPTSNHVNLPTKRISRRKMYIPRTLHPKEKSSEKKLKNQLNIRSSSAQDRALYLKEKTSCCLSSHLVRRWCTFEWFYSALDYPWFAKREFEEYLNHVGLGHIPRLTRVEWGVIRSSLGKPRRFSEHFLHEEREKLKQYRESVRKHYAELRTGDREGLPTDLARPLSVGQRVIALHPKTREVHDGSVLTVDHDKCRVQFDRPDIGVEFVMDVDCMPLNPLDNMPEALRRQNFAFDKFSLTSKEANKNGNLNFGGPHLEKATSPMNTSVKQGKEDSNHTTSQPKAASADIDRAQQSTYSQPGMVVAHNQARDADIRALSELTRALDKKVSSALLNLRQRNTYPANSLPPWLKQPANSTIYGGLPSSFDSSISQESGSSVAEIVEVSRSKAHMMVNAAIQAMSSRKGGEDAYVRIREALDSIDNQHLPSDSRLSLNRSQEQVNGNLGHRNQLISSTSDPNFTSDSPGPKPNTDTEKTEAQVLSDIISACVMAVHMIQTCTERQYPPAVVAQVLDYAVTSLHPRCPQNVGIYREIQMCMGRIKTQILALVPT, encoded by the exons ATGGccccaacaaaaaaatccaaaagtgTAAAGCGGTATGCAACTGTAAATGAGGCCTCTCCTGAGAAATATGGCGGAgggtcaaacaaaaaaaagcaacGG AGAAAGTTGTCTGATAAGTTGGGACCAGAGTGGAGCAAGGGAGAGCTTGAGCGTTTTTACGATGCCTACCGAAAATATGGGAAAGATTGGAGGAAG GTGGCTGCTGCAGTGCGCAATAGAAGCATTGAGATGGTGGAGGCTCTTTACAATATGAACCGA GCATACTTGTCACTGCCAGAGGGTACAGCTTCTGTGGTTGGCCTTAAAGCGATGATGACAGATCACTATAATGTTATG GAAGGCAGTGATAGTGAACGAGAGAGCAATGATGCTTCAGGATTTTCTCGGAAACCGCAGAAACGTAAGCTTGGGAAAGATCAGCTCAGTGCCTCGAAAGATGTTTTCCAGTCGCATTCAAGTGCTTCACATGAAGGATGCCTATCATTATTAAAAAGGAGAAGGCTTGATG GTGGCCAGCCTCGGGCAGTTGGGAAGAGGACACCTCGCTTCCCAGTTTCATATGCATATAAGAAAGATGATAGGGATACTTATGTCTCTCCAATTAAAAAGGGTCGGAGGTCAGAGGGGGACAATGATGATGAAGTTGCGCATGTCGCAGCATTATTAACTGAGGCTTCACAAAGAGGAGGCTCTCCCCAAATTTCTCAAACGCCATACAGAAGACCCGTGCATGTAAAATCTTCTTCTGTTCAGAGCTCAGAAAGAATG CATCCACCACGAGGGAAAGCTCGGGCTAATCTTCGTGATCCTTCGATGGACGAAGACTGGTTGGAAGGTAGTATAGGAAGCAAGGGGGCTGAAACTGGAGATTATGCCAGAGATTCGTTAGAAGGCGTAGGTACAGTAGAAATTAATTGGAAGGGTAAGAAGTTCtatggaaagaaagagaaagctaAAGACATTGGGAATCATCAGTTTGATGATGGTGGTGAAGCATGCAGTGGCACTGAAGAAGGACTTAATGTCAGTTCGAGGGGGAAAGATGATATTGAAGTTTCAAATACAAAAGGGGAACGATTTTCTCCACAAGGTCAAAGGAAGAGAAGCAAGAAACTTTATTTTGGAg ATGAAAGCTCATGCTTGGATGCTCTGCAAACTTTGGCTGATTTGTCTCTGATGATGCCGGAATCCACAATGGAATCTG GATCATCTGTCCAGTTGAAAGAGGAAGGAACAAACCTTGATGTGGAAGATAAATTTAGTGTGCCTGAAGCTACATCTACAAGCCAAtctagaaacaaaaataaaatccccAGCGCAAAACATAGATTACCTTTTGCAATTTCTGGAGTTGAGGGTACTAATTCCAAAAAATCCAAACTTGGGAGGGAGCCGGCATTTGATACTACTGCTGTCTCTGAATCGGAGCAACAGCTCCAGTCTACCACTAAAACATGGAAAAGGAAACGGAAGTCCTCAGTATTAAAG ATATCAAATGCTGATGCCCCTATTGATTCTAATATAAATGAACCTTTAAAGATTGAG GCCTttggtgaagaagaaaataaaccaGTGACTAAAGGAAAACGCACCAATCAAAGCTCTACTCCTTCAAAACAATGGAAATCGACCAGATCCCTGGAAGGATCtttgaatagtgattataGGCGAACAGGGACTGATTTGACAGCGACGACTGCACAAGCTCCCACTTCAAACCATGTTAATTTGCCAACGAAACGAATAAGCAGACGTAAAATGTATATACCCAGAACATTGCACCCCAAAGAGAAGTCTTctgagaaaaaattaaaaaatcaacttAACATACGCTCCAGCTCGGCGCAGGACAGAGCACTGTATTTAAAG GAGAAGACTTCTTGCTGCTTGTCATCACATTTAGTACGTAGATGGTGCACTTTTGAGTGGTTTTATAGTGCACTTGACTACCCTTGGTTTGCCAAAAGGGAGTTTGAGGAGTACTTGAATCATGTTGGACTGGGACACATTCCGAGACTAACTCGTGTTGAATGGGGTGTCATTAGAAG TTCCCTTGGCAAACCTCGGAGGTTTTCTGAGCACTTTCTACATGAAGAAAGGGAGAAACTTAAACAATATCGGGAATCTGTAAGGAAACATTATGCTGAACTCCGAACTGGTGATAGGGAAGGACTCCCAACAGATTTAGCAAGACCTTTATCAGTTGGGCAACGAGTGATTGCTCTACATCCCAAGACAAGAGAAGTTCATGATGGAAGCGTGCTCACAGTTGATCATGATAAGTGCAGGGTTCAGTTTGACCGCCCAGATATAGGAGTTGAATTTGTCATG GATGTGGATTGTATGCCGTTGAACCCATTGGATAATATGCCAGAAGCTCTTAGGAGACAGAATTTTGCTTTTGACAAATTCTCTCTTACATCTAAGGAGGCCAATAAGAATGGGAATCTAAATTTTGGAGGCCCGCATTTGGAGAAAGCAACTAGCCCCATGAATACTTCCGTAAAGCAGGGAAAG GAGGATTCAAACCATACAACTTCACAACCAAAGGCAGCTTCTGCTGATATTGATAGAGCACAACAGTCAACATATAGTCAACCTGGTATGGTGGTGGCACATAATCAAGCAAGAGACGCAGACATACGAGCTCTTTCTGAGTTGACTCGTGCTCTTGATAAGAAG GTTTCTTCAGCTTTGCTTAATTTGAGGCAACGTAATACTTATCCAGCAAATTCTCTGCCTCCTTGGCTGAAACAGCCAGCCAATTCCACCATCTATGGTGGCCTCCCAAGTTCCTTCGACAGTTCCATTTCTCAAGAATCAGGATCTAGTGTGGCTGAAATTGTTGAAGTCTCAAGATCGAAAGCACATATGATGGTAAATGCTGCTATTCAG GCAATGTCATCAAGGAAGGGAGGGGAAGATGCTTATGTAAGGATAAGAGAGGCTCTAGATTCCATTGATAACCAGCATCTGCCATCAGACTCCAGATTATCTCTAAACAGGTCTCAAGAGCAAGTAAATGGTAATTTGGGCCATCGCAATCAGTTGATTTCCAGTACATCAGATCCCAACTTTACCAGCGATTCACCTGGTCCAAAGCCGAATACTGATACTGAAAAAACTGAGGCACAGGTTCTTTCAGACATTATCTCTGCTTGTGTGATGGCTGTGCACATGATACAG ACATGCACCGAACGACAATATCCTCCGGCTGTTGTCGCCCAAGTATTAGATTACGCTGTCACAAGCCTGCATCCACGGTGTCCACAGAATGTTGGAATTTACAGAGAAATTCAAATGTGCATGGGCAGAATCAAGACCCAGATATTAGCACTGGTACCAACTTGA
- the LOC18772125 gene encoding protein ALWAYS EARLY 2 isoform X1 → MAPTKKSKSVKRYATVNEASPEKYGGGSNKKKQRKRKLSDKLGPEWSKGELERFYDAYRKYGKDWRKVAAAVRNRSIEMVEALYNMNRAYLSLPEGTASVVGLKAMMTDHYNVMEGSDSERESNDASGFSRKPQKRKLGKDQLSASKDVFQSHSSASHEGCLSLLKRRRLDGGQPRAVGKRTPRFPVSYAYKKDDRDTYVSPIKKGRRSEGDNDDEVAHVAALLTEASQRGGSPQISQTPYRRPVHVKSSSVQSSERMHPPRGKARANLRDPSMDEDWLEGSIGSKGAETGDYARDSLEGVGTVEINWKGKKFYGKKEKAKDIGNHQFDDGGEACSGTEEGLNVSSRGKDDIEVSNTKGERFSPQGQRKRSKKLYFGDESSCLDALQTLADLSLMMPESTMESGSSVQLKEEGTNLDVEDKFSVPEATSTSQSRNKNKIPSAKHRLPFAISGVEGTNSKKSKLGREPAFDTTAVSESEQQLQSTTKTWKRKRKSSVLKISNADAPIDSNINEPLKIEAFGEEENKPVTKGKRTNQSSTPSKQWKSTRSLEGSLNSDYRRTGTDLTATTAQAPTSNHVNLPTKRISRRKMYIPRTLHPKEKSSEKKLKNQLNIRSSSAQDRALYLKEKTSCCLSSHLVRRWCTFEWFYSALDYPWFAKREFEEYLNHVGLGHIPRLTRVEWGVIRSSLGKPRRFSEHFLHEEREKLKQYRESVRKHYAELRTGDREGLPTDLARPLSVGQRVIALHPKTREVHDGSVLTVDHDKCRVQFDRPDIGVEFVMDVDCMPLNPLDNMPEALRRQNFAFDKFSLTSKEANKNGNLNFGGPHLEKATSPMNTSVKQGKEDSNHTTSQPKAASADIDRAQQSTYSQPGMVVAHNQARDADIRALSELTRALDKKEALLMELRNTNNNILENQNSGECSLKDSEPFKKHYATVLVQLKEASGQVSSALLNLRQRNTYPANSLPPWLKQPANSTIYGGLPSSFDSSISQESGSSVAEIVEVSRSKAHMMVNAAIQAMSSRKGGEDAYVRIREALDSIDNQHLPSDSRLSLNRSQEQVNGNLGHRNQLISSTSDPNFTSDSPGPKPNTDTEKTEAQVLSDIISACVMAVHMIQTCTERQYPPAVVAQVLDYAVTSLHPRCPQNVGIYREIQMCMGRIKTQILALVPT, encoded by the exons ATGGccccaacaaaaaaatccaaaagtgTAAAGCGGTATGCAACTGTAAATGAGGCCTCTCCTGAGAAATATGGCGGAgggtcaaacaaaaaaaagcaacGG AAGAGAAAGTTGTCTGATAAGTTGGGACCAGAGTGGAGCAAGGGAGAGCTTGAGCGTTTTTACGATGCCTACCGAAAATATGGGAAAGATTGGAGGAAG GTGGCTGCTGCAGTGCGCAATAGAAGCATTGAGATGGTGGAGGCTCTTTACAATATGAACCGA GCATACTTGTCACTGCCAGAGGGTACAGCTTCTGTGGTTGGCCTTAAAGCGATGATGACAGATCACTATAATGTTATG GAAGGCAGTGATAGTGAACGAGAGAGCAATGATGCTTCAGGATTTTCTCGGAAACCGCAGAAACGTAAGCTTGGGAAAGATCAGCTCAGTGCCTCGAAAGATGTTTTCCAGTCGCATTCAAGTGCTTCACATGAAGGATGCCTATCATTATTAAAAAGGAGAAGGCTTGATG GTGGCCAGCCTCGGGCAGTTGGGAAGAGGACACCTCGCTTCCCAGTTTCATATGCATATAAGAAAGATGATAGGGATACTTATGTCTCTCCAATTAAAAAGGGTCGGAGGTCAGAGGGGGACAATGATGATGAAGTTGCGCATGTCGCAGCATTATTAACTGAGGCTTCACAAAGAGGAGGCTCTCCCCAAATTTCTCAAACGCCATACAGAAGACCCGTGCATGTAAAATCTTCTTCTGTTCAGAGCTCAGAAAGAATG CATCCACCACGAGGGAAAGCTCGGGCTAATCTTCGTGATCCTTCGATGGACGAAGACTGGTTGGAAGGTAGTATAGGAAGCAAGGGGGCTGAAACTGGAGATTATGCCAGAGATTCGTTAGAAGGCGTAGGTACAGTAGAAATTAATTGGAAGGGTAAGAAGTTCtatggaaagaaagagaaagctaAAGACATTGGGAATCATCAGTTTGATGATGGTGGTGAAGCATGCAGTGGCACTGAAGAAGGACTTAATGTCAGTTCGAGGGGGAAAGATGATATTGAAGTTTCAAATACAAAAGGGGAACGATTTTCTCCACAAGGTCAAAGGAAGAGAAGCAAGAAACTTTATTTTGGAg ATGAAAGCTCATGCTTGGATGCTCTGCAAACTTTGGCTGATTTGTCTCTGATGATGCCGGAATCCACAATGGAATCTG GATCATCTGTCCAGTTGAAAGAGGAAGGAACAAACCTTGATGTGGAAGATAAATTTAGTGTGCCTGAAGCTACATCTACAAGCCAAtctagaaacaaaaataaaatccccAGCGCAAAACATAGATTACCTTTTGCAATTTCTGGAGTTGAGGGTACTAATTCCAAAAAATCCAAACTTGGGAGGGAGCCGGCATTTGATACTACTGCTGTCTCTGAATCGGAGCAACAGCTCCAGTCTACCACTAAAACATGGAAAAGGAAACGGAAGTCCTCAGTATTAAAG ATATCAAATGCTGATGCCCCTATTGATTCTAATATAAATGAACCTTTAAAGATTGAG GCCTttggtgaagaagaaaataaaccaGTGACTAAAGGAAAACGCACCAATCAAAGCTCTACTCCTTCAAAACAATGGAAATCGACCAGATCCCTGGAAGGATCtttgaatagtgattataGGCGAACAGGGACTGATTTGACAGCGACGACTGCACAAGCTCCCACTTCAAACCATGTTAATTTGCCAACGAAACGAATAAGCAGACGTAAAATGTATATACCCAGAACATTGCACCCCAAAGAGAAGTCTTctgagaaaaaattaaaaaatcaacttAACATACGCTCCAGCTCGGCGCAGGACAGAGCACTGTATTTAAAG GAGAAGACTTCTTGCTGCTTGTCATCACATTTAGTACGTAGATGGTGCACTTTTGAGTGGTTTTATAGTGCACTTGACTACCCTTGGTTTGCCAAAAGGGAGTTTGAGGAGTACTTGAATCATGTTGGACTGGGACACATTCCGAGACTAACTCGTGTTGAATGGGGTGTCATTAGAAG TTCCCTTGGCAAACCTCGGAGGTTTTCTGAGCACTTTCTACATGAAGAAAGGGAGAAACTTAAACAATATCGGGAATCTGTAAGGAAACATTATGCTGAACTCCGAACTGGTGATAGGGAAGGACTCCCAACAGATTTAGCAAGACCTTTATCAGTTGGGCAACGAGTGATTGCTCTACATCCCAAGACAAGAGAAGTTCATGATGGAAGCGTGCTCACAGTTGATCATGATAAGTGCAGGGTTCAGTTTGACCGCCCAGATATAGGAGTTGAATTTGTCATG GATGTGGATTGTATGCCGTTGAACCCATTGGATAATATGCCAGAAGCTCTTAGGAGACAGAATTTTGCTTTTGACAAATTCTCTCTTACATCTAAGGAGGCCAATAAGAATGGGAATCTAAATTTTGGAGGCCCGCATTTGGAGAAAGCAACTAGCCCCATGAATACTTCCGTAAAGCAGGGAAAG GAGGATTCAAACCATACAACTTCACAACCAAAGGCAGCTTCTGCTGATATTGATAGAGCACAACAGTCAACATATAGTCAACCTGGTATGGTGGTGGCACATAATCAAGCAAGAGACGCAGACATACGAGCTCTTTCTGAGTTGACTCGTGCTCTTGATAAGAAG GAGGCATTGTTGATGGAGCTTAGGAACACAAATAATAACATCCTGGAAAACCAGAACAGTGGAGAATGCTCTTTAAAAGATAGCGAGCCTTTTAAGAAGCATTACGCCACGGTACTTGTACAGCTAAAGGAAGCCAGTGGCCAG GTTTCTTCAGCTTTGCTTAATTTGAGGCAACGTAATACTTATCCAGCAAATTCTCTGCCTCCTTGGCTGAAACAGCCAGCCAATTCCACCATCTATGGTGGCCTCCCAAGTTCCTTCGACAGTTCCATTTCTCAAGAATCAGGATCTAGTGTGGCTGAAATTGTTGAAGTCTCAAGATCGAAAGCACATATGATGGTAAATGCTGCTATTCAG GCAATGTCATCAAGGAAGGGAGGGGAAGATGCTTATGTAAGGATAAGAGAGGCTCTAGATTCCATTGATAACCAGCATCTGCCATCAGACTCCAGATTATCTCTAAACAGGTCTCAAGAGCAAGTAAATGGTAATTTGGGCCATCGCAATCAGTTGATTTCCAGTACATCAGATCCCAACTTTACCAGCGATTCACCTGGTCCAAAGCCGAATACTGATACTGAAAAAACTGAGGCACAGGTTCTTTCAGACATTATCTCTGCTTGTGTGATGGCTGTGCACATGATACAG ACATGCACCGAACGACAATATCCTCCGGCTGTTGTCGCCCAAGTATTAGATTACGCTGTCACAAGCCTGCATCCACGGTGTCCACAGAATGTTGGAATTTACAGAGAAATTCAAATGTGCATGGGCAGAATCAAGACCCAGATATTAGCACTGGTACCAACTTGA